One window of the Litorilinea aerophila genome contains the following:
- the cbiE gene encoding precorrin-6y C5,15-methyltransferase (decarboxylating) subunit CbiE — translation MKPILVIGLTTAGASSLPPNLLAQIQAADLLVGGRRHLSYFPQFQGETFPLGADMDALRVRLGQAWEQGQQVVVLASGDPLCYGIGSTLRRFFPPEMLRFVPAPSAFQLAFAALGEPWHDATLVSAHGRPLDQVVQAVRAAAKVAILTDPHHTPAAIGRALLEDGLDPETAVAVCENLGGPTAHVARMSLSGLCGYQAAPLNVVVVWNPWVRAPAGEHGGVNRPVEGLPPGLPDSAFRTEGGQITKREVRLLSLAELALGPGEILWDIGAGSGALAIEAARSRPTATVYAVERREILFQHLQENLRRFPAPNLRAYRGSAPEACTSWPDPHAVFIGGSGGRLADLIALAQARLRPGGRLVVNLVTLDSLAIALTLLPAAQLVQLQVSRAVPILETLRFQALNPVFILTWRQGRTAAPAPPAAGQPPQTTDGPP, via the coding sequence ATGAAGCCGATCCTGGTGATCGGGCTGACCACGGCCGGGGCATCCAGCCTGCCGCCGAACCTGCTGGCCCAGATCCAGGCGGCGGACCTGCTGGTGGGCGGGCGCCGTCACCTGTCGTACTTTCCCCAGTTCCAGGGGGAAACCTTCCCCCTGGGCGCAGATATGGACGCGCTGCGGGTGCGCCTGGGTCAGGCCTGGGAGCAGGGCCAGCAGGTTGTCGTGTTGGCATCGGGCGATCCCCTCTGCTACGGCATTGGCAGCACCCTTCGCCGTTTTTTCCCACCCGAGATGTTGCGCTTCGTGCCCGCGCCGAGCGCGTTTCAGCTGGCCTTTGCCGCCCTGGGGGAGCCCTGGCACGACGCGACCCTGGTCAGTGCCCATGGCCGCCCCCTGGACCAGGTGGTGCAGGCAGTCCGGGCCGCGGCCAAGGTCGCCATCCTGACTGATCCGCACCATACGCCGGCGGCCATTGGCCGGGCGCTGCTGGAGGATGGCCTGGATCCGGAGACGGCGGTGGCCGTCTGCGAAAATCTGGGGGGCCCCACGGCCCACGTGGCGCGCATGAGCCTCTCCGGGTTGTGCGGGTATCAGGCCGCGCCCCTGAACGTGGTGGTGGTCTGGAATCCATGGGTCAGGGCTCCGGCTGGAGAGCATGGTGGGGTGAATCGACCTGTGGAAGGCCTGCCGCCAGGGCTGCCTGACAGCGCCTTCCGCACAGAGGGCGGCCAGATCACCAAGCGAGAGGTGCGGCTGCTGAGCCTGGCGGAACTGGCCCTGGGCCCGGGGGAGATCCTGTGGGACATCGGCGCGGGCAGCGGCGCCCTTGCCATCGAAGCGGCCCGGTCGCGCCCTACGGCCACCGTCTACGCGGTGGAGCGTCGGGAGATCCTCTTCCAGCACCTCCAGGAGAACCTGCGCCGCTTCCCTGCGCCGAACTTGCGGGCCTATCGGGGCAGTGCGCCTGAAGCCTGCACATCCTGGCCCGATCCCCACGCCGTCTTCATCGGCGGCAGCGGTGGCCGGCTAGCGGATCTGATCGCCCTGGCCCAGGCGCGGTTGCGGCCAGGCGGCCGGCTGGTCGTCAACCTGGTCACCCTGGATAGCCTGGCCATCGCCCTGACCCTTTTGCCCGCGGCCCAGCTGGTGCAACTTCAGGTCAGCCGGGCCGTGCCGATCCTGGAGACGCTGCGTTTTCAGGCCCTGAACCCAGTTTTCATCCTTACCTGGCGCCAGGGGAGGACCGCCGCCCCGGCCCCGCCTGCTGCCGGGCAGCCACCACAGACAACGGATGGACCGCCATGA